The sequence below is a genomic window from Fuerstiella sp..
GATAGTGAATCACATTTCGCGCTGTCTCCGTCATGGCATGTTCCCTGAACAGGTTGCCCTTGATCGAAAATCCGGTGCTGCGATCGGGCAATTGCTGATACGTTGGTTCTACCCGATAGAATTCGGCACTTCAAACCCCTACATTTCGTGGCCTAAGCGTCGATGGAGGCTGCGAACGGTCAGGTGCATCCGGTCTGGCAGAATTTCGTAACGTTTTTTGTGTGTTGCCTTCAGGAATAACGGCGTCCGGTACACAAGGTGTCCCAAGAGAAAATCATGACAACAACACAGTCTCTCGATCAACATCGACAGCTCGTCGACACGCTGAGATGGAAGAAAATACCGGTACTTGACGACGGCTTTGTTTGCCTTGTTGATGTTATGGGTGACGACAGCAGCGTGGTTCAGGCGGCTCGTGTGAGCTACGGAGAAGGAACCAAGAAGGTATCCGATGACCGAACACTGATTCGTTATCTCCTGCGACATCGTCACACCACACCATTTGAAATGGCAGAGGTTAAGTTATTAATCCGAGTCCCAATGGACTGCTGGCGCCAGTGGATTCGACATCGGACGGCCAATGTCAACGAATACAGTACCCGGTACTCACTGGCCATCGACGCGTCGCAGACAACTCCGCCTGGCGAATGGCGGTCCCAGGCAGAAAGCAACCGACAGGGAAGCGGCGACATGCTGCCCCTGGATGTCGGCGATCGTCTGACGGAAGAGGAAACGGAACTTCAGAATCGAATACGGACCGTTTATCAGCAGCGAATCGATCAGGGCGTGGCCCGGGAACAGGCGCGCAAAGACCTGCCACTTTCAACCTACACGGAAGCCTACTGGAAAGTCGACCTTCACAACCTGCTGCATTTTCTGGCCCTGAGAATGGACCATCACGCTCAGCTGGAAATCCGAAATTACGCCACGGCAATCGGCGAGCAGATCATTCAGCCGCTGTTTCCCGTCGTGTGGGAAGCGTTTTGCGACTACCGCATGCAATCCATGCATTTGACGCGACTGGATATCGGCGTGATTCAGCGACTTTCGGCAGCTGGAGCTGGTGAAGTACCATATTCAGAGACCGAATTTCTGGCAGCGCAGGATCCCGCTTGGGTGTCGCTGAAACGCAGCCGTGAACGTGATGAATGCCGCAGTAAACTGGTACACCTGGGACTGATGGAGTCATAACATTGTCAGCTGACACTACTCATTCGTGTCCAATGACACGTACGGAAGTCATCGATGCTTACTTCATGGAACACCGAGCAAGACTGATCGACATTGCTGCCTTCCTGGACAGAATCGATCGTACACCTTCCGACTCGACCGAAGACATTCGGGAGTCATCATTTCGCCGCGCGCTGCAGATTCTGTCAGACGGACAGACACATCGCGCCGCCCGGATCCTGAGTACGCTCAGCGATCACACGACTGAGCTGCCGCAGTCAGCGAAAGGTATGAAAGGAGCGTCCGGTGCACCGGTGTCACTTGTCGGTGGAGACAACGCATGAGATACATCGACCCACACATCCATATGGTCTCTCGCACGACAGACGACTATCAGCGGATGGCGCAGGCCGGGTGCATTGCCGTAACCGAGCCTGCTTTCTGGGCAGGATTTGATCGTTCATCCGCCCAGGGTTTTTATGATTACTTCCGCCAATTGACCGATTACGAGCCACGGCGCGCCGCTCAGTTTGGTATCCGACATTTTACGTGGCTGTGCATCAACCCTAAAGAAGCGGATGACCCTGGATTCGCTCGCGAAGTCGTGTCCCTGATCCCGGAATTTCTCGACCACGGAAACGTCCTGGGGATTGGCGAAATCGGGCTGAACAAAAACACACGCAATGAACTAATCATTCTTGAAGAACAAATCGCGCTCGCGGAAACGCACAACCAGATGGTACTGGTGCACACGCCTCATCTGGAAGACAAGCTGAAAGGGACCCGCATCATCATGGATGCCTTGTCGGCCAGCAGTATCGATCCTGAAAAAATTCTCATAGATCATGTCGAGGAACACACAGTATCCGAAGTGCTGGAACGCGGGTTCTGGGCCGGAATGACGTTGTATCCCGATACAAAAGTGACACCACAGCGTGCTGTCGACATCATTGAAATGTACGGATCAGAACGAATCTGGATGAATTCCGCCGGCGACTGGGGCTGCAGCGATCCGCTGGCCGTTCCCAAAGCTCGTCTCGAAATGAAACGCCGTGGCCACAGTGATGAAATCATCGATCGTGTGACTCTGCATAACCCCGGCACGTTTCTCGGTCAGTCCAACCGATTTCACGTCAACACATAAGACCTTCGCCCCCAAGAGTGACCATGTCCACTGAACCACAGATTGCGGCCTTTCTTGATGGTTCACACTACGCAGTTGTTGGAGCGTCTACGGACCGTTCCAAGTACGGCAACATGGTCCTGCGCACATACTTGCAGAAAACTCTGTCCGTGACACCGGTCAATCCGAAGGCGAGCCAGGTCGAAGGTCTACCGGCAGTGAAATGTCTCAGCGATATCACGGAGACCGTTCACGGAGTTTCCATAATCACACCACCTTCTGTCACCGAATCAGTG
It includes:
- a CDS encoding CoA-binding protein, which translates into the protein MSTEPQIAAFLDGSHYAVVGASTDRSKYGNMVLRTYLQKTLSVTPVNPKASQVEGLPAVKCLSDITETVHGVSIITPPSVTESVVQEAIRQNIRHIWMQPGAESETAVSAAEAAGIEVIHSGPCLLVVLGFRDAH
- the thyX gene encoding FAD-dependent thymidylate synthase: MTTTQSLDQHRQLVDTLRWKKIPVLDDGFVCLVDVMGDDSSVVQAARVSYGEGTKKVSDDRTLIRYLLRHRHTTPFEMAEVKLLIRVPMDCWRQWIRHRTANVNEYSTRYSLAIDASQTTPPGEWRSQAESNRQGSGDMLPLDVGDRLTEEETELQNRIRTVYQQRIDQGVAREQARKDLPLSTYTEAYWKVDLHNLLHFLALRMDHHAQLEIRNYATAIGEQIIQPLFPVVWEAFCDYRMQSMHLTRLDIGVIQRLSAAGAGEVPYSETEFLAAQDPAWVSLKRSRERDECRSKLVHLGLMES
- a CDS encoding TatD family hydrolase, translating into MRYIDPHIHMVSRTTDDYQRMAQAGCIAVTEPAFWAGFDRSSAQGFYDYFRQLTDYEPRRAAQFGIRHFTWLCINPKEADDPGFAREVVSLIPEFLDHGNVLGIGEIGLNKNTRNELIILEEQIALAETHNQMVLVHTPHLEDKLKGTRIIMDALSASSIDPEKILIDHVEEHTVSEVLERGFWAGMTLYPDTKVTPQRAVDIIEMYGSERIWMNSAGDWGCSDPLAVPKARLEMKRRGHSDEIIDRVTLHNPGTFLGQSNRFHVNT